From Camelus bactrianus isolate YW-2024 breed Bactrian camel chromosome 16, ASM4877302v1, whole genome shotgun sequence, the proteins below share one genomic window:
- the TMEM97 gene encoding sigma intracellular receptor 2: MDEMKERRSDERKRQGEQPLRSPARTRCRRGGGRSWRRAERLSVHAHRPEWSHAAAEQHRPRSRGALHSQLKRPAGRLCSRSRPACRFSANGSRRRHPQVGWGGRRVSDGASRGLFPRRVPANVASSPARLNQPIMGPLGARRGLEWLLGFYFLTHIPITLLMDLQALLPRDLYPVELRNLRQWYTEEFKDPLLQNPPMWFKSFLFCELVFQLPFFPIATYAFFKGGCRWIRTPAVIYSVHTMTTLIPILSTFLFEDFSKASCFKGLGPKTFHERLFLISVYTPYFLIPLILLLFLLRNPYYKEKIKKK; this comes from the exons ATGGATGAAATGAAGGAACGGAGGAGTGATGAGCGAAAGCGCCAAGGAGAGCAGCCGCTGCGGAGCCCAGCGCGCACGCGGTGCCGGCGAGGAGGCGGGCGGTCCTGGCGGAGGGCAGAGCGGCTCAGCGTGCACGCCCACCGTCCGGAGTGGTCCCACGCGGCGGCCGAGCAGCACCGCCCACGCTCACGCGGCGCTCTCCACAGCCAATTGAAACGGCCCGCGGGCCgcctctgcagccgctcccggcCCGCTTGCCGCTTCTCAGCCAATGGGAGCCGGCGGCGTCACCCTCAGGTCGGGTGGGGCGGGAGGAGGGTCTCGGACGGCGCGAGCCGGGGCCTCTTCCCACGTCGCGTTCCGGCGAACGTCGCCTCGAGTCCTGCCCGACTTAACCAACCGATAATGGGGCCTCTCGGCGCCCGGCGCGGCCTGGAGTGGCTGCTGGGCTTCTACTTCCTCACCCACATCCCCATCACCCTTCTCATGGACCTGCAGGCGTTGCTGCCGCGCGATCTCTACCCCGTCGAG CTGAGAAACCTGCGGCAGTGGTACACTGAGGAGTTCAAAGACCCTCTGCTGCAGAACCCGCCAATGTGGTTTAAGTCTTTCCTGTTCTGCGAGCTGGTGTTTCAGCTGCCTTTCTTCCCCATTGCAACATATGCTTTCTTCAAAG GAGGCTGTAGGTGGATCCGCACCCCTGCAGTCATCTACTCAGTGCACACCATGACAACTCTGATACCAATCCTCTCCACATTTCTATTCGAGGACTTCTCTAAAGCCAGTTGTTTCAAAGGACTAGGACCTAAGACTTTCCACGAACGACTATTCCTTATATCTGTCTACACTCCCTATTTTCTCATCCCTCTTATACTTCTGCTTTTCCTGTTGCGGAACCCTTACtacaaggagaaaataaagaaaaaatga